Proteins found in one Promicromonospora sukumoe genomic segment:
- a CDS encoding discoidin domain-containing protein — translation MATTLVTALLLTFGGTFFGGAAQAQVQHAPVVTDKQVEPVLLSQGKPAVASSLEKPEFPARQAVDGNSNTRWSSAFSDPQWLRIDLGRVTTVHRVEIDWEASYATDYRIELSKDGESWETHWVGAGDGGNDVLNMLGEGRYVRMYSGARSGTAGNSIWEMRVYGEPPPKPTPKPSPKSSPKPSATAQAEVSPSPSETPRPVPSRSGPPGSVVYYVVKATPDDNVEKLNAISERFLGDRERWPEIAALTEGHRQPDGEYLTDPRTLTPGWVLRMPKDAVGKGLKFGPLPGYEGPSPSPSVAPSLSPTPTAVADVAGAEETSFSVPVVPILLVVGGALLLGGLVLLVIWLVRRRKRAEPFDDSLLRTDTSAAWTVDRALRVLMAACERDGLEIPGTTGVFIEGSALRLRLTNPASPAPSPWQVSEDGQSWSAPLAKLQSGTASDSPTTPFSRLVNLGMGETGRVLVDFSVARGVISLDGPTRVRHEVLRRWLGELTGSPWSDDPRVVMVGNGLPRPEQVEHLTGIEQVLPELEVGDGGVLVLSQAPSAAQQDMLAARFANPEFTWVVIVLGQSPSAKWRFTAGDDGWLRSGFLPDVRFDEQTAVRRGGE, via the coding sequence GTGGCGACGACCCTGGTGACAGCGCTGCTCCTGACGTTCGGTGGCACGTTCTTCGGTGGCGCAGCACAGGCGCAGGTACAGCACGCGCCGGTAGTGACGGACAAGCAGGTGGAGCCCGTCCTGCTCTCGCAGGGCAAGCCGGCCGTGGCCTCGTCCCTCGAGAAGCCCGAGTTCCCCGCGCGCCAGGCCGTGGACGGCAACTCGAACACCCGGTGGTCGAGCGCCTTCAGCGACCCGCAGTGGCTGCGGATCGACCTGGGGCGGGTCACGACGGTGCACCGGGTCGAGATCGACTGGGAGGCGTCCTACGCGACCGACTACCGGATCGAGCTGTCGAAGGACGGCGAGTCCTGGGAGACCCACTGGGTGGGTGCAGGCGACGGCGGCAACGACGTGCTGAACATGCTCGGCGAGGGCCGGTACGTGCGGATGTACTCCGGCGCGCGCAGCGGCACGGCGGGCAACTCCATCTGGGAGATGCGCGTCTACGGCGAGCCGCCGCCCAAGCCCACGCCCAAGCCGAGCCCGAAGTCGAGCCCCAAGCCGAGCGCCACGGCGCAGGCGGAGGTCTCGCCGAGCCCGTCCGAGACCCCGCGACCCGTCCCGAGCCGTAGCGGCCCGCCGGGATCGGTCGTGTACTACGTGGTCAAGGCGACGCCCGACGACAACGTCGAGAAGCTCAACGCCATCTCCGAGCGGTTCCTGGGCGACCGGGAGCGCTGGCCGGAGATCGCCGCCCTGACCGAGGGACACCGGCAGCCCGACGGCGAGTACCTGACCGACCCGCGGACGCTGACCCCCGGCTGGGTGCTGCGGATGCCGAAGGACGCGGTGGGCAAGGGCCTGAAGTTCGGCCCGCTGCCGGGCTACGAGGGCCCGTCCCCGTCGCCGTCGGTCGCGCCCTCGCTCTCGCCGACGCCGACGGCGGTGGCCGACGTGGCGGGCGCCGAGGAGACGAGCTTCTCCGTGCCCGTGGTGCCGATCCTGCTGGTCGTCGGCGGCGCGCTGCTGCTCGGCGGCCTGGTGCTCCTGGTGATCTGGCTGGTGCGGCGCCGCAAGCGGGCCGAGCCGTTCGACGACAGCCTGCTGCGCACCGACACGTCGGCGGCGTGGACGGTCGACCGGGCGCTGCGCGTGCTGATGGCGGCCTGCGAGCGCGACGGCCTGGAGATCCCCGGCACGACCGGCGTCTTCATCGAGGGCAGCGCGCTGCGGCTGCGGCTGACCAACCCGGCGTCGCCGGCCCCGTCGCCGTGGCAGGTGAGCGAGGACGGGCAGAGCTGGTCCGCGCCGCTCGCCAAGCTCCAGTCCGGCACGGCGTCGGACAGCCCGACCACCCCGTTCTCCCGGCTGGTCAACCTCGGCATGGGCGAGACGGGCCGCGTGCTCGTGGACTTCTCCGTGGCCCGCGGCGTGATCAGCCTGGACGGCCCCACCCGGGTGCGGCACGAGGTGCTGCGCCGCTGGCTGGGCGAGCTGACGGGCAGCCCGTGGTCCGACGACCCGCGCGTGGTCATGGTCGGCAACGGCCTGCCCCGGCCCGAGCAGGTCGAGCACCTGACCGGGATCGAGCAGGTGCTGCCCGAGCTGGAGGTGGGCGACGGCGGCGTGCTGGTGCTGTCGCAGGCGCCGTCGGCCGCGCAGCAGGACATGCTCGCGGCGCGGTTCGCGAACCCGGAGTTCACCTGGGTGGTGATCGTCCTGGGGCAGTCCCCGTCGGCGAAGTGGCGCTTCACCGCGGGCGACGACGGCTGGCTGCGCAGCGGGTTCCTGCCCGACGTGCGCTTCGACGAGCAGACCGCCGTGCGGCGGGGAGGCGAATGA
- a CDS encoding LysM peptidoglycan-binding domain-containing protein produces MQHPHRIAAAMAAAILSTTAAGALLVATALPSTALPSAAQPSTALTSNAQATTVVTGPATALATTLAATKDGEEVKYYVVPAKPEGEQEFLFDIAQRFLGDGGRYTEIFELNKGRTQPDGEALTDETVLLPGWVLQMPDDAEGEGLEVGALPTGPAEGEGAGEAGASPEASAAPSVPYYVIAETPEGEPEYLYLIAERFLGDGERNTEIFELNEGRVQPDGGKLTDPAVVTVGWVLQMPEDAKGEGLQNGPLPGPSAAAEPSTPAEATDSPGDGTQSGGSFLEPILVGVGLAVVAAALVLVVVYLVRRSRSGREEPFDDSLLRTDTSASWMVDRALRVLLAACERDGIDVPGITGVFIEGGAMRLRLAGPVSPAPEPFVANEDGQSWSAPLARLQAAPASEASTARFSRLVTIGVAETGRVLVDFARARGVISLDGPTRARHEVLRRWLGELTGNPWSNDPRVVMVGNGLPQPEQVEHLTAIEQVIPELDATGGGVLVLSQAPSVAQQDLLASRFADPRFAWVVIVLGESTSAKWRITAADDGWLRSGFLPDVRYTEQTAVRRAGE; encoded by the coding sequence GTGCAGCACCCCCACCGCATCGCCGCCGCCATGGCCGCGGCGATACTGTCCACGACTGCGGCCGGGGCTCTCCTCGTCGCGACCGCTCTGCCGTCGACAGCCCTGCCGTCGGCGGCCCAGCCCTCAACAGCCCTGACATCGAACGCCCAGGCGACCACCGTCGTCACAGGCCCTGCCACCGCCCTGGCCACCACCCTCGCCGCCACGAAGGACGGCGAAGAGGTCAAGTACTACGTGGTGCCGGCCAAGCCGGAGGGCGAGCAGGAGTTCCTGTTCGACATCGCCCAGCGCTTCCTCGGTGACGGCGGCCGGTACACGGAGATCTTCGAGCTGAACAAGGGCCGCACGCAGCCCGACGGCGAGGCCCTGACCGACGAGACCGTCCTGCTGCCGGGCTGGGTCCTGCAGATGCCCGACGACGCCGAGGGCGAGGGCCTCGAGGTCGGTGCGCTGCCGACCGGCCCCGCGGAGGGCGAGGGCGCCGGTGAGGCGGGCGCCTCGCCCGAGGCGTCGGCCGCGCCGTCGGTCCCGTACTACGTGATCGCGGAGACGCCCGAGGGCGAGCCCGAGTACCTCTACCTGATCGCCGAGCGGTTCCTGGGCGACGGCGAGCGGAACACGGAGATCTTCGAGCTCAACGAGGGTCGCGTGCAGCCCGACGGCGGCAAGCTCACCGACCCGGCGGTCGTGACCGTCGGCTGGGTGCTCCAGATGCCGGAGGACGCGAAGGGCGAGGGCCTGCAGAACGGCCCGCTCCCGGGCCCGAGCGCGGCGGCCGAGCCGAGCACCCCGGCCGAGGCCACGGACTCGCCCGGTGACGGGACGCAGTCCGGCGGGTCGTTCCTGGAGCCGATCCTGGTCGGCGTGGGCCTCGCCGTGGTGGCGGCGGCCCTCGTGCTCGTCGTCGTCTACCTGGTGCGCCGCTCGCGCTCCGGCCGCGAGGAGCCGTTCGACGACAGCCTGCTGCGCACCGACACGTCGGCGTCGTGGATGGTGGACCGCGCCCTGCGCGTGCTGCTCGCCGCGTGCGAGCGCGACGGCATCGACGTCCCGGGCATCACCGGGGTGTTCATCGAGGGTGGCGCGATGCGGCTGCGGCTGGCCGGCCCGGTCTCCCCGGCGCCCGAGCCGTTCGTCGCCAACGAGGACGGCCAGAGCTGGTCCGCCCCGCTGGCCCGGCTGCAGGCGGCGCCGGCCAGCGAGGCCTCGACCGCGCGGTTCTCCCGGCTCGTCACCATCGGCGTGGCCGAGACCGGCCGCGTCCTGGTCGACTTCGCCCGCGCGCGCGGCGTCATCAGCCTGGACGGCCCCACCCGTGCGCGGCACGAGGTGCTGCGCCGCTGGCTCGGTGAGCTGACCGGCAACCCGTGGTCCAACGACCCCCGCGTCGTCATGGTCGGCAACGGCCTGCCGCAGCCGGAGCAGGTCGAGCACCTGACGGCGATCGAGCAGGTCATCCCGGAGCTGGACGCCACCGGCGGCGGCGTGCTGGTGCTGTCGCAGGCGCCGTCCGTGGCTCAGCAGGACCTGCTGGCCTCCCGGTTCGCCGACCCGCGCTTCGCCTGGGTCGTCATCGTGCTCGGCGAGTCGACGTCGGCCAAGTGGCGGATCACCGCCGCCGACGACGGCTGGCTGCGCAGCGGCTTCCTGCCCGACGTCCGCTACACGGAGCAGACGGCGGTGCGACGGGCCGGTGAGTGA
- a CDS encoding WXG100 family type VII secretion target, translating to MANINVTFQQMEDASQRMKQEADDMQHKLDQLRSMVDNLVQDGYVTDKSSKRFDESYKELDKGGKQVMEGLTGIGEYLKQAAEALRKTDEELANALNK from the coding sequence ATGGCCAACATCAATGTGACCTTCCAGCAGATGGAGGACGCCTCCCAGCGCATGAAGCAGGAGGCCGACGACATGCAGCACAAGCTGGACCAGCTGCGTTCGATGGTGGACAACCTGGTGCAGGACGGCTACGTCACGGACAAGTCGTCCAAGCGTTTCGACGAGTCCTACAAGGAGCTCGACAAGGGTGGCAAGCAGGTCATGGAGGGTCTGACCGGCATCGGCGAGTACCTGAAGCAGGCCGCCGAGGCGCTGCGCAAGACCGACGAAGAGCTCGCGAACGCTCTGAACAAGTAG
- a CDS encoding WXG100 family type VII secretion target: MANINVTFQQMEDASQRMKQEADDMQAKLDQLRTMVDNLVQDGYVTDKSSKRFDESYKELDKGGKQVMEGLTGIGEYLKQAAEALRKTDEELANALNK, from the coding sequence ATGGCCAACATCAATGTGACCTTCCAGCAGATGGAGGACGCCTCCCAGCGCATGAAGCAGGAGGCGGACGACATGCAGGCGAAGCTGGACCAGCTGCGCACCATGGTCGACAACCTGGTCCAGGACGGCTACGTCACCGACAAGTCCTCCAAGCGCTTCGACGAGTCCTACAAGGAGCTCGACAAGGGTGGCAAGCAGGTCATGGAGGGTCTGACCGGCATCGGCGAGTACCTCAAGCAGGCCGCCGAGGCGCTCCGGAAGACCGACGAAGAGCTCGCGAACGCCCTGAACAAGTAG
- a CDS encoding lipase family protein, with translation MPLVNRSHASSAVSSAVPEPGRRRSRLRWTAVVAALTVLGLPGVAAVPASAADPSATTAPAGSSPAPSSAGAAQPADLFARADQRAQVGESAKVSGTSSSSDVPDVPVVPNQAVPLDDFYTPPTPLPDGADGEIVRWREEPRQLTARNYLVMYHSTNATGQDIPVTGRVLVPNTPWRGEGPRPIVSVASGTRGVGDTCAPSRWLDYERPFIEPMLLAGWAVVVTDYEGLGTPGGHTYVVGQSEGRTVIDIVRAATNLPATGLEAGGKVAFSGYSQGGGGAMWAGELQPEYAPELDLVGVAAGGVPADLSEVAEGLDGKVGFGFLLFAAYGLDAAYPELDLESYLNERGRETFEREKDACVEATLPHAFQNIGMFTSTNPLRSPQWQARLDENRLGANPPDVPIRLFHGTLDEIVAPGQARTLRDEYCAAGADVQWEWHLGEHVSTMVTGAPGVITFLDRRFRDRPFLGHC, from the coding sequence ATGCCGCTCGTCAACCGTTCGCACGCCTCGTCCGCCGTCTCGTCCGCCGTCCCTGAGCCAGGCCGACGCCGCTCGCGGCTCCGCTGGACCGCCGTCGTCGCCGCACTGACCGTGCTGGGGCTGCCCGGCGTCGCCGCCGTCCCGGCCTCGGCCGCCGACCCGTCGGCCACAACCGCACCAGCCGGCTCGTCGCCGGCGCCTTCGTCGGCCGGCGCAGCACAACCGGCCGACCTGTTCGCCCGCGCGGACCAGCGCGCCCAGGTGGGCGAGTCCGCGAAGGTGTCCGGCACCTCCAGCAGTTCCGACGTGCCCGACGTGCCCGTCGTGCCGAACCAGGCCGTCCCGCTCGACGACTTCTACACCCCGCCGACGCCCCTGCCCGACGGCGCGGACGGCGAGATCGTCCGGTGGCGCGAGGAGCCCCGGCAGCTCACCGCCCGCAACTACCTGGTGATGTACCACTCGACCAACGCGACCGGCCAGGACATCCCCGTGACCGGCCGGGTGCTGGTGCCGAACACGCCCTGGCGGGGCGAGGGGCCGCGGCCGATCGTGTCGGTGGCGAGCGGGACGCGCGGCGTCGGCGACACGTGCGCGCCGTCGCGCTGGCTCGACTACGAGCGGCCCTTCATCGAGCCGATGCTGCTGGCGGGCTGGGCCGTCGTCGTCACCGACTACGAGGGGCTCGGGACGCCGGGCGGCCACACGTACGTCGTCGGGCAGTCGGAGGGGCGCACCGTCATCGACATCGTGCGCGCCGCGACGAACCTGCCGGCCACGGGGCTGGAGGCCGGCGGCAAAGTCGCCTTCTCCGGGTACTCGCAGGGCGGTGGGGGAGCGATGTGGGCGGGCGAGCTGCAGCCCGAGTACGCGCCGGAGCTCGACCTGGTCGGCGTCGCCGCGGGCGGCGTGCCCGCCGACCTGTCCGAGGTGGCCGAGGGGCTCGACGGGAAGGTCGGGTTCGGGTTCCTGCTGTTCGCGGCCTACGGGCTCGACGCCGCCTACCCCGAGCTGGACCTGGAGTCGTACCTCAACGAGCGCGGCCGGGAGACGTTCGAGCGGGAGAAGGACGCCTGCGTCGAGGCCACGCTGCCGCACGCGTTCCAGAACATCGGCATGTTCACCTCGACGAACCCGCTGCGGTCGCCGCAGTGGCAGGCGCGGCTGGACGAGAACCGGCTCGGGGCCAACCCGCCCGACGTCCCGATCCGGCTCTTCCACGGGACGCTCGACGAGATCGTCGCGCCGGGTCAGGCGCGGACGCTGCGGGACGAGTACTGCGCGGCCGGGGCCGACGTCCAGTGGGAGTGGCACCTCGGCGAGCACGTCTCGACGATGGTGACGGGCGCGCCCGGCGTCATCACGTTCCTCGACCGGAGGTTCCGGGACCGGCCGTTCCTGGGGCACTGCTGA
- a CDS encoding DUF6580 family putative transport protein, producing MDDRHVLTPSSDGRDQAADSRPGQGARDLTGRDLGGRELAGRDLSVRELAQRWWRPATVVLVLAAAVVWRLVAPGLGAPPNLEIATAATFLAVLLLRNRWAAVVPFAVVAVSDAVLGNTQIMWFTWSAWAVIGVGAILARHLRGPKRYAAALGVGVVGSLWFFAWTNFGVWLLDGMYPSTLDGLLASYVAGLPFLRTMLLGNLVLVPLAAVVVGLVERAETSASPAPAPAKG from the coding sequence GTGGACGATCGACACGTTCTGACGCCGTCGTCCGACGGACGGGACCAGGCGGCTGACTCGCGCCCCGGGCAGGGTGCGCGTGATCTGACCGGGCGGGACCTGGGCGGGCGGGAGCTGGCTGGGCGGGATCTCTCCGTGCGTGAGCTGGCGCAGCGGTGGTGGCGGCCCGCGACCGTGGTGCTCGTGCTGGCCGCCGCGGTGGTGTGGCGGCTGGTCGCGCCCGGGCTGGGCGCGCCGCCGAACCTCGAGATCGCGACCGCGGCGACCTTCCTCGCCGTGCTCCTGCTCCGCAACCGGTGGGCGGCCGTGGTGCCGTTCGCCGTGGTCGCGGTGAGCGACGCGGTGCTCGGCAACACGCAGATCATGTGGTTCACCTGGTCGGCCTGGGCGGTGATCGGTGTCGGCGCGATCCTGGCGCGGCACCTGCGCGGGCCCAAGCGGTACGCGGCCGCGCTCGGCGTGGGCGTCGTCGGCTCGCTGTGGTTCTTCGCCTGGACCAACTTCGGCGTGTGGCTGCTGGACGGGATGTACCCGTCGACCCTGGACGGGCTGCTCGCGAGCTACGTGGCGGGCCTGCCGTTCCTGCGCACGATGCTGCTCGGCAACCTGGTGCTCGTGCCCCTGGCCGCCGTCGTCGTCGGCCTGGTGGAGCGCGCCGAGACGAGCGCGTCCCCGGCCCCCGCCCCGGCCAAGGGCTAG
- a CDS encoding DUF4430 domain-containing protein: MNTTTRRPLRAVASAATALLVAGLLGACGGTTAEPETMVSATLGQQQDAEASASASESASTSADTFGYEGRTGATALELLLEADPSAEVTGEGENAFVTAINGRAADDSKNEFWSLSVDGELAQVGAGSLETEDGQEITWTIDTF, encoded by the coding sequence GTGAACACGACCACTCGCCGCCCGCTCCGGGCAGTCGCCTCCGCGGCCACCGCACTCCTCGTCGCCGGCCTGCTCGGCGCCTGCGGCGGTACGACCGCGGAGCCCGAGACCATGGTCTCCGCGACCCTCGGCCAGCAGCAGGACGCCGAGGCGTCGGCGAGCGCGTCCGAGTCGGCGTCTACGTCGGCGGACACCTTCGGCTACGAGGGCCGGACCGGCGCGACCGCGCTGGAGCTGCTCCTGGAGGCGGACCCGTCGGCCGAGGTCACGGGGGAGGGCGAGAACGCCTTCGTCACCGCGATCAACGGCCGGGCCGCCGACGACTCGAAGAACGAGTTCTGGTCGCTGTCCGTGGACGGCGAGCTCGCGCAGGTCGGCGCCGGTTCCCTGGAGACCGAGGACGGTCAGGAGATCACGTGGACGATCGACACGTTCTGA
- a CDS encoding DNA gyrase/topoisomerase IV subunit B, giving the protein MTATSESYTARHLSVLEGLEAVRKRPGMYIGTTDSRGLMHCLWEVIDNSVDEALGGHATKIGVVLHADTSVTVSDDGRGIPVDIEPKTGLSGVEVVYTKLHAGGKFGGGSYQASGGLHGVGASVVNALSSRLDVEVDRGGKTHRMTFHRGEPGNFSDPASGPSPDAQFQPFVDHSELGVVGKVPRGRTGTRVRYWADRQIFPKSAVFSYDELVTRVRQTTFLVPGLEIVVRDERGVPGTPGENGPHEESFKHTGGAADFVEFLAPDTPVTATWVLQGSGNFTETVPVLDERGHMSPREVQRECEVDIALRWGTGYDTEVRSFVNIISTPKGGTHLTGFEQGLLKVIRKGVETNARKLKVSTKDGAERIEKDDVLAGLTAVVTVRLSEPQFEGQTKEVLGTGPVRQIVSRVVEKEIQARLTSTTRDGKTQASLLLDKIVAEMRARITARKQKEISRRKNALETSSLPAKLADCRSNDVERSELFIVEGDSALGTAKLARSSDFQALLPIRGKILNVQKASISDMLRNAECAAIIQVLGAGSGRSFDVEAARYGKIIMMTDADVDGAHIRTLLLTLFYRYMKPMVEAGRVFAAVPPLHRVEVIGNGRRKNEYIYTYSEAELGVTLKKLDRAGRRYKPDIQRYKGLGEMDADQLAETTMDPRHRTLRRVTAEHAEAAERAFELLMGTDVAPRKEFLIAGAAELDRSRIDV; this is encoded by the coding sequence GTGACCGCAACGTCCGAGTCGTACACCGCTCGCCACCTGTCCGTCCTCGAAGGCCTCGAGGCGGTTCGTAAGCGTCCCGGGATGTACATCGGGACCACCGACTCCCGTGGCCTGATGCACTGCCTCTGGGAAGTCATCGACAACTCCGTCGACGAGGCCCTGGGAGGCCACGCGACGAAGATCGGCGTCGTGCTGCACGCCGACACCTCGGTGACCGTGTCGGACGACGGCCGCGGCATCCCGGTCGACATCGAGCCCAAGACCGGCCTGAGCGGCGTCGAGGTGGTCTACACCAAGCTGCACGCGGGCGGTAAGTTCGGCGGCGGCTCCTACCAGGCGTCCGGCGGTCTGCACGGCGTCGGCGCCTCCGTGGTGAACGCGCTGTCCTCCCGCCTCGACGTCGAGGTGGACCGTGGCGGCAAGACGCACCGCATGACCTTCCACCGCGGCGAGCCGGGCAACTTCTCCGACCCGGCGTCCGGCCCCAGCCCCGACGCGCAGTTCCAGCCCTTCGTGGACCACTCCGAGCTCGGCGTGGTCGGCAAGGTGCCGCGCGGCCGCACCGGCACGCGCGTGCGCTACTGGGCCGACCGGCAGATCTTCCCCAAGTCCGCGGTGTTCAGCTACGACGAGCTGGTCACCCGCGTCCGGCAGACCACGTTCCTGGTGCCGGGCCTCGAGATCGTGGTGCGGGACGAGCGCGGCGTGCCGGGCACGCCGGGCGAGAACGGGCCGCACGAGGAGTCCTTCAAGCACACCGGCGGCGCGGCCGACTTCGTCGAGTTCCTGGCCCCGGACACGCCCGTCACGGCGACCTGGGTGCTGCAGGGCTCGGGCAACTTCACGGAGACCGTGCCGGTGCTGGACGAGCGCGGCCACATGTCGCCGCGCGAGGTGCAGCGCGAGTGCGAGGTCGACATCGCGCTGCGCTGGGGCACGGGCTACGACACCGAGGTGCGCTCGTTCGTCAACATCATCTCGACCCCCAAGGGCGGCACGCACCTGACGGGCTTCGAGCAGGGGCTGCTCAAGGTGATCCGCAAGGGTGTGGAGACCAACGCGCGCAAGCTCAAGGTCTCCACCAAGGACGGCGCGGAGCGCATCGAGAAGGACGACGTGCTCGCCGGCCTCACGGCCGTGGTCACCGTCCGCCTCTCGGAGCCGCAGTTCGAGGGGCAGACCAAGGAGGTGCTGGGCACCGGCCCGGTGCGCCAGATCGTCTCCCGCGTCGTCGAGAAGGAGATCCAGGCCCGCCTGACCTCCACCACGCGCGACGGCAAGACCCAGGCGTCGCTGCTCCTGGACAAGATCGTCGCCGAGATGCGCGCACGCATCACGGCCCGCAAGCAGAAGGAGATCTCGCGCCGCAAGAACGCGCTGGAGACCTCCTCGCTGCCGGCCAAGCTCGCGGACTGCCGCTCGAACGACGTGGAGCGCTCCGAGCTGTTCATCGTCGAGGGCGACAGCGCGCTCGGCACCGCCAAGCTGGCGCGCTCCAGCGACTTCCAGGCGCTGCTGCCGATCCGCGGCAAGATCCTGAACGTCCAGAAGGCGTCGATCAGCGACATGCTCCGCAACGCTGAGTGCGCGGCCATCATCCAGGTGCTCGGCGCCGGCTCCGGCCGGTCGTTCGACGTCGAGGCTGCGCGCTACGGCAAGATCATCATGATGACCGACGCCGACGTCGACGGCGCCCACATCCGCACCCTGCTGCTGACCCTCTTCTACCGCTACATGAAGCCGATGGTGGAGGCGGGCCGCGTGTTCGCGGCGGTGCCCCCGCTGCACCGCGTCGAGGTGATTGGCAACGGCCGCCGCAAGAACGAGTACATCTACACGTACTCCGAGGCCGAGCTGGGCGTCACGCTCAAGAAGCTCGACCGCGCGGGCCGGCGCTACAAGCCCGACATCCAGCGGTACAAGGGCCTGGGCGAGATGGACGCCGACCAGCTCGCGGAGACCACGATGGACCCGCGGCACCGCACGCTGCGCCGCGTCACCGCGGAGCACGCCGAGGCCGCCGAGCGGGCGTTCGAGCTGCTGATGGGCACCGACGTGGCGCCCCGCAAGGAGTTCCTCATCGCGGGCGCGGCCGAGCTGGACCGGTCCCGGATCGACGTCTGA
- a CDS encoding DUF7455 domain-containing protein, with product MTTLTTEPLTALDRCDRCGAQAYVRVVLPVGELLFCGHHARAHASAYADVATHVQDETDRLHAEHGQA from the coding sequence GTGACGACCTTGACGACCGAACCGCTCACCGCCCTCGACCGCTGCGACCGCTGCGGCGCGCAGGCTTACGTGCGCGTCGTTCTGCCCGTGGGCGAGCTGCTCTTCTGCGGCCACCACGCGCGCGCACACGCGTCCGCCTACGCGGACGTCGCCACCCATGTCCAGGACGAGACCGACCGGCTCCATGCGGAGCACGGCCAGGCCTGA
- a CDS encoding SpoIID/LytB domain-containing protein, whose amino-acid sequence MSTLINAAPGARLARVVAAVLVSLLAVGLSAVPAAAAGYTLTASGTTTTTATVAKSLSVTYKYNGRVQKRAKVDLQRYSNRSWVKVKTLTTSATGKASSSVKPSATTKYRFKTARATSSTLTVTVVPGSWAIGGSGYGHGVGMAQWGAYQMAREGSSAAEILRHYYPGATVGTTANPWTTVDVQVLGRSDDPATTSLSLSAGSWRLLDGGGAQLATGTSARKISIARTSSGVTAQITENGTVRQTISARPTLGLEWTGTRYWEPTGTAGTVTVSGAQGSYRHGRLRISSPGSRPNVVNQVVINDEYLYGLDEMASLWGTSGYGGAAALQAQTIVARNYAILAKTAGLKSSCDCHLYDDTRSQNYVGWKKEGGEAGATWRAAVDATRQDGAGTVTVVRNTSGGIAETPYFAASGRGGSYSGTTNNQDAFGTAAQSHLQHVSDPYSKRAPGNPYTTWTGVLSQARAQKIFGLKWVASVKITARYSSGQIKTMQAVSTGGSTRTVTKTAEGWRIDLGFRGSWGHAVTARK is encoded by the coding sequence GTGTCCACCTTGATCAACGCCGCTCCCGGGGCACGTCTTGCCCGGGTGGTCGCGGCAGTCCTCGTCTCGCTCCTCGCCGTCGGCCTGTCCGCGGTGCCCGCCGCCGCGGCCGGGTACACGCTGACGGCGTCCGGCACGACCACCACGACGGCGACGGTGGCGAAGTCCCTGTCGGTGACGTACAAGTACAACGGCAGGGTGCAGAAGCGGGCCAAGGTGGACCTGCAGCGGTACAGCAACCGCTCGTGGGTCAAGGTCAAGACCCTGACGACGAGCGCGACGGGCAAGGCCTCGTCGTCGGTCAAGCCGTCCGCCACCACCAAGTACCGGTTCAAGACGGCGCGGGCGACGAGCTCGACGCTGACGGTGACGGTCGTGCCGGGCTCGTGGGCGATCGGCGGCTCGGGCTACGGGCACGGCGTGGGGATGGCGCAGTGGGGCGCCTACCAGATGGCGCGCGAGGGCAGCTCCGCCGCGGAGATCCTGCGCCACTACTACCCGGGCGCGACGGTGGGCACCACGGCCAACCCGTGGACGACGGTCGACGTGCAGGTGCTCGGCCGGTCGGACGACCCCGCCACCACCAGCCTGAGCCTGTCCGCCGGGTCGTGGCGCCTGCTCGACGGCGGCGGGGCGCAGCTCGCCACCGGCACGTCGGCGCGCAAGATCTCGATCGCCCGGACGTCGTCCGGCGTCACCGCCCAGATCACCGAGAACGGCACGGTGCGGCAGACGATCAGCGCGCGGCCGACGCTCGGGCTGGAGTGGACGGGCACCCGGTACTGGGAGCCCACCGGCACCGCCGGCACGGTCACGGTGTCCGGCGCGCAGGGCAGCTACCGCCACGGCCGCCTGCGGATCAGCAGCCCCGGCTCCCGGCCCAACGTGGTCAACCAGGTGGTCATCAACGACGAGTACCTCTACGGGCTCGACGAGATGGCCTCGCTGTGGGGCACGAGCGGATACGGCGGGGCCGCGGCCCTCCAGGCGCAGACGATCGTCGCGCGCAACTACGCGATCCTGGCCAAGACCGCGGGCCTGAAGTCCTCGTGCGACTGCCACCTCTACGACGACACCCGCAGCCAGAACTACGTGGGCTGGAAGAAGGAGGGCGGCGAGGCCGGCGCGACCTGGCGTGCGGCCGTGGACGCCACCCGGCAGGACGGCGCCGGGACGGTCACGGTCGTGCGCAACACGTCGGGCGGTATCGCCGAGACGCCGTACTTCGCGGCGTCGGGCCGTGGTGGCAGCTACTCCGGCACCACGAACAACCAGGACGCCTTCGGGACCGCCGCGCAGTCCCACCTGCAACACGTGTCCGACCCGTACTCGAAGCGGGCGCCGGGCAACCCGTACACGACGTGGACCGGGGTGCTGAGCCAGGCCCGGGCGCAGAAGATCTTCGGCCTCAAGTGGGTCGCGTCGGTGAAGATCACCGCGCGCTACTCGAGCGGTCAGATCAAGACGATGCAGGCGGTGTCGACCGGCGGAAGCACCCGCACGGTGACCAAGACCGCGGAGGGCTGGCGCATCGACCTCGGGTTCCGGGGCTCCTGGGGGCACGCGGTGACCGCGCGGAAGTAG